A single Thermoanaerobacterium sp. RBIITD DNA region contains:
- a CDS encoding AAA family ATPase, whose translation MIISIFSPKGGVGKTTLTLALANVISKEKRTCVVEYDFSPGDFPALLSVSETKNILNALNDLDGSIQRPEGRNYDVIVGAYPDDYEKIGSNDVIRLVTELEKRYDVVLFDIQPGFIESCIDVMGKSEKVILVVEDELRVAARVNSFLDWLKINELSDLSNYFYIKNKSVSNQLQYIDKIRYKLPILYSVPFIKKLKGIDDKHLIKYMTKAKEAIL comes from the coding sequence ATGATAATATCAATATTTTCACCAAAAGGTGGAGTAGGAAAAACAACGTTAACTTTGGCACTTGCAAATGTAATTTCAAAAGAGAAAAGAACATGTGTGGTTGAATATGACTTTTCTCCTGGTGATTTTCCTGCTTTATTAAGTGTTTCTGAAACTAAAAATATTTTAAATGCGTTAAATGATTTAGATGGTTCAATACAAAGACCAGAAGGAAGAAATTATGATGTCATAGTAGGTGCATATCCTGATGACTATGAAAAAATTGGTTCAAATGATGTTATACGGCTTGTAACTGAATTAGAAAAAAGATATGATGTAGTCTTATTTGATATTCAACCAGGCTTTATAGAAAGCTGTATAGACGTCATGGGAAAATCCGAAAAAGTTATATTGGTAGTAGAAGATGAATTAAGAGTCGCTGCAAGAGTAAATAGTTTTTTGGATTGGCTAAAAATTAACGAATTAAGTGATTTAAGCAATTATTTTTACATTAAAAACAAAAGCGTGTCTAATCAGTTACAATACATTGACAAGATACGTTATAAACTTCCGATTTTGTATTCTGTGCCTTTCATAAAAAAGTTAAAAGGTATAGATGACAAACATTTAATAAAATACATGACGAAAGCAAAGGAGGCAATCTTGTGA
- a CDS encoding ATPase, T2SS/T4P/T4SS family produces the protein MSLTERISEIKKGVNFYKDKMLLEYVRNKVLQYDVAGNVTETRKLCDKFVEEYCNEHYTDVPDKNLYDYVYNLLFGLGPVEKHLKNPDVTDIWVMGTNIIYMENGEKKDDTETFMSNEDVIRVIEKIAGQTKPPQTINAQFPSADVELYDGSRALLIVPPESLVPVITIRKHTSNAKSLEELKSGYINLTDDMIEYFKNIVTERKNILAVGQTGSGKTTFLNGLTFYIQPKHVVALLEDTREMSIPLKYVYSFKIRKGTEDTKPITWTDILNDCLRANPNRIIIAEIRTPEAAYEFLDTLNSGHKGSMTTIHASSTVLALQKLEMKIKEYKDMDDRSLRTLISNTIDVIVYLDVLENEEGDNIGRVIKEIVEVKGLNSDNTYDLDYVYKYEESR, from the coding sequence GTGAGCTTAACAGAAAGAATTTCAGAAATAAAAAAAGGTGTAAATTTCTATAAGGATAAAATGTTGCTGGAATATGTACGTAATAAGGTTTTGCAGTATGATGTCGCAGGCAATGTGACGGAAACTAGAAAGTTGTGTGATAAGTTTGTTGAAGAATATTGCAATGAACACTACACGGATGTGCCTGATAAAAACTTGTATGATTATGTGTATAATCTATTATTCGGATTAGGACCTGTTGAAAAGCACTTAAAAAATCCTGATGTAACTGATATATGGGTAATGGGAACGAACATTATCTATATGGAAAACGGTGAGAAAAAAGATGACACAGAAACTTTTATGAGTAATGAAGATGTGATCCGTGTAATAGAAAAAATTGCAGGACAGACAAAACCTCCACAGACTATTAATGCACAGTTCCCTTCGGCAGATGTTGAGCTATACGACGGTTCACGTGCACTTTTGATAGTACCTCCTGAATCGTTAGTACCAGTGATTACAATAAGAAAGCATACAAGCAATGCAAAAAGCTTGGAAGAATTGAAAAGCGGATATATAAACTTGACAGATGACATGATAGAGTATTTTAAAAATATTGTAACGGAAAGAAAAAACATACTTGCGGTAGGACAGACAGGTTCGGGTAAAACAACATTTTTGAATGGCCTTACATTTTATATTCAGCCTAAACACGTTGTAGCACTGCTTGAAGATACAAGAGAAATGAGCATACCTTTAAAGTATGTGTACAGCTTCAAAATAAGGAAAGGAACAGAAGATACAAAGCCTATTACATGGACAGATATACTTAATGATTGTTTAAGAGCGAATCCTAACAGAATTATAATAGCAGAAATACGTACTCCTGAAGCTGCTTATGAATTTTTGGATACTTTAAATTCAGGACATAAAGGTTCAATGACAACAATACATGCTTCAAGTACGGTATTAGCACTTCAAAAGCTTGAGATGAAGATAAAAGAGTATAAAGACATGGATGACCGTTCTTTAAGGACATTAATATCAAATACAATTGACGTAATAGTATATCTTGATGTTTTAGAAAATGAGGAAGGCGACAATATTGGCAGAGTTATAAAAGAAATAGTTGAGGTAAAAGGACTAAATTCTGATAACACGTATGATTTAGATTATGTTTATAAATACGAAGAAAGCAGGTGA
- a CDS encoding type II secretion system F family protein: protein MIISVFAAVLVFLLGLTFLAINDYKKYRIQIRLNRQLIKPEEVHYSMFQGLGKFYDKLTESLVSAGIKIKTDDFILYFLYVSLTLFVITMIKFGLMYSILSIVVLVVLIKFFLNNRKSSIRFKTEQEFGVFATDLAVVLRVNPNFLSAISDVTKYTKPILREHLDKVITNVNSGMTIEDALLRFKDDVIYSSIITSWIDSILYAMETGANLIDVCASSAEKVNKKLQRGLKVKSLTSNTKGLIIAILGIILIFIPILISSSPDFQSAYSTVMGHIILSIVLGSFVITTYLILKSIDKMVKM, encoded by the coding sequence TTGATAATAAGTGTGTTTGCTGCTGTATTGGTCTTTTTATTAGGACTTACTTTTCTTGCAATAAACGATTATAAAAAGTACCGCATACAGATACGTTTAAACAGGCAATTAATAAAGCCTGAAGAAGTACATTACAGTATGTTTCAAGGACTTGGAAAGTTTTATGATAAGCTTACTGAAAGCCTTGTCAGTGCTGGTATAAAAATAAAAACTGATGATTTTATACTTTATTTTTTATATGTTTCACTGACACTTTTTGTTATTACTATGATTAAGTTTGGTTTGATGTATTCAATACTTTCTATAGTTGTGTTAGTGGTACTGATTAAATTTTTCTTAAATAACAGAAAATCAAGCATAAGATTTAAGACTGAACAGGAATTTGGCGTTTTTGCAACTGATTTGGCTGTTGTGCTGCGTGTCAATCCTAATTTTTTATCTGCTATTTCTGATGTAACAAAGTATACTAAACCTATATTAAGAGAGCATTTAGACAAGGTAATAACAAATGTTAATTCAGGTATGACTATAGAAGATGCACTGTTAAGGTTTAAAGACGATGTTATATATTCAAGCATAATAACTTCGTGGATTGACAGTATCTTATATGCTATGGAGACAGGTGCAAATTTAATTGATGTATGTGCAAGTTCGGCTGAAAAAGTAAATAAAAAACTGCAAAGAGGTCTTAAGGTAAAATCTCTTACATCAAATACAAAAGGTTTAATAATTGCTATTTTAGGCATTATCTTAATATTTATACCAATTTTGATTTCAAGTTCTCCTGACTTTCAATCGGCGTATTCAACAGTAATGGGTCATATAATTCTATCCATTGTTTTAGGCAGTTTTGTGATTACGACTTACTTGATTTTGAAATCAATAGACAAGATGGTAAAAATGTGA
- a CDS encoding type II secretion system F family protein: MIDKLTSFFKPFIKRRISEDFLSSMDRNIKTIAGVDIALPDTKGYLQVFVFRVKDVYEMLSVLAVMIFLSVVFIMLGILRGMAANGIVMAIALIALTLSRYTGKLKKFKDQFQRELPDVIDAMLQGLKVGTPVESVLDYVSKSKKSIVTPFLKEVVMRINAGESLRDALDNVSPKTLSPDFQRIARILSMRSQTTTDIVSSLERLQENMELELETKIISMAENAPIKYTLHIFVGYVIPFILVIVYPLILMIFKFMGQVS, translated from the coding sequence ATGATAGATAAATTGACAAGTTTTTTTAAGCCTTTTATAAAAAGGAGAATTTCTGAAGATTTTTTGAGTTCAATGGATCGGAACATAAAAACAATAGCAGGTGTAGACATAGCTTTGCCTGATACGAAAGGTTATCTTCAAGTTTTTGTTTTTCGTGTTAAAGACGTGTACGAAATGCTTTCTGTCCTTGCAGTGATGATATTTTTATCTGTTGTTTTTATTATGTTAGGTATTTTGAGAGGTATGGCAGCAAACGGTATTGTAATGGCAATTGCACTTATAGCATTGACACTTTCAAGATATACAGGCAAACTTAAAAAGTTTAAAGATCAGTTTCAAAGAGAGCTTCCTGATGTAATAGATGCTATGCTTCAAGGCTTGAAGGTTGGAACGCCTGTTGAAAGTGTTTTAGATTATGTATCAAAATCTAAAAAGAGCATAGTTACTCCTTTTTTAAAAGAGGTAGTTATGAGGATAAATGCAGGAGAATCTCTTCGTGACGCTTTAGACAATGTTTCACCAAAGACATTGTCGCCTGATTTTCAGCGTATAGCAAGGATTTTGTCAATGAGATCTCAAACAACAACAGATATAGTGAGTTCATTAGAAAGACTTCAGGAAAACATGGAACTTGAGCTTGAAACAAAAATAATATCTATGGCAGAAAATGCGCCTATAAAATATACACTTCATATATTTGTAGGCTACGTAATTCCGTTTATACTTGTAATTGTGTATCCTCTGATATTGATGATATTCAAGTTCATGGGTCAAGTCAGTTGA